The window GAAAGAATAAATAAAATAAAATCTTGAACAGATTGCTTGATGAAATTCAATGTAGATAATAACATGATGATCTTTGGATATTAGTTTTGTGAAATTGTTATTTATATGTTGTTTATTTGAAGCATTTGTTACAAATGATTAAATAACCATGCGAAGTTGATTATTTTTATTTTGTGAAATTGAATAATTGATTCTATTATAGGATAGAGTAGGTTGAAGATCCATAAAAGTTTGATATAGTGGCTCTTGTGTGCATAAAAAGAGAGGCAACTATCAAATAGTTGTCTCCTTAAGTGACCAAGACTAGCGTATCTTCAAACACTTTTATAGATGATTTAGTAAGGTTAAGTCAGATTAAAGTAAAATTAAATCGTATTTTTTATTATGTAAATTTTAGCTTTAATGTAGCCTCAGCAAATAATATTAATATGATTTTTGCTTTCTAGGAATCATTTGAATTTAGTTAAAGAGTGATTTTGAAATACTAAATATAAAATTTTAAATAAATTCACTATAGAGTTGATAATAAATGGATTTTGTTGCTTTTAACCATTATTCTTTCATATAATGTAAGCGATTCAAATTTATTTCGGAATCAATAAATTTTCTTGAAACGGTTAAATAGTATTTAGAAAATTATATATTTGCATAACTGGTTATGTAATCAATTATACGAATAATGAAAATGACTGATAAAAAAGAACTCAATAGCGAAAAAATACAATTCATTAGCAATGGAATTCGTAAACAAAATCTGATGAAAATGTACAATGCCACTGCAGGTAAAATTGCTGAAGGGTATGTTGAAGTGGAAATTCCTAGACAAGAGGCACTCATAAGAGGCGCAGGTTTTTTTTACGGTGGTGTTGTGGCAGCAGCAGTTGATACCGCTGCCTATTTTTCTGCAACAACCTTATACGAGTCAGATGCTTATTTTGTAACAGTAGAATTAAAGGTTAACTACTTAAATCCTGCATATGGAGAAATTCTGCATACTATTGGTGAAGTCATAAAAAGTGGTAAAACATTGGTGATTTGCAAATGTGAATGTTATGTAATCAATAATGGTGAAAAATCTCATGTGGCGACATCATTAGTAACCTTAATGAAAATCAAACAGAAATAAATATGGAAATAACTTCAGTAAAAGGATTCCTTGATTACTATGAGAAAGTGAGAGAAAGAACTAATCGCCTTCTAAGTGTAGTTCAACCGGAACATCTTGAATTCACTTATAAATCTGGTAAATATACGGTTGCGGATCAGATCAGACATATTGCGACTATCGAAAGGTATATGTATGGAGAGACCATTTCTGGAAGAAAGAGTGCCTATCCTGGCTGTGGAAAAGACCTGGCAGATGGCTATGATACTATTATTAAATATTTTAATGAGTTACACCACCAGACGATCGAGATCATTAGTCAGTTTTCAAATGAGGATCTAAACAAAAAGTGTTTAACACCTGCCAACGTTCAGATTACAATATGGAAGTGGTTACGAGCTATGGTAGAACACGAAATTCATCATAGAGGAGAATTGTATATCTATCTCAATTTGCTTGGTGTTGAAACGCCGCCGCTCTATGGTTTTTCAGCAGAGAAGGTGCAGGAAATAAGTATTACACTATAGATTATTTATTAAAAGAAAAAAATGTCAGTTCATAAACAAGTTAAAAAAAAATAACAACGCTTCAATTGAAAAAGATGAAGCAGAATGGAGAAAAGATAAGTGTTTTGACTGCGTATGATTATACGATGGCAAAAATAATTGATGAAGCAGAAATTGATGCGATTATTGTTGGAGATTCTGCGTCCAACACAATGATAGGAAATGAGACCACGCTTCCCATTTCACTAGATCAAATGATCAACTATGCAACCTCGGTTGTCAATGGTGCAAAAAGGGCATTAATCATCGTAGATATGCCATTTGGAACAGTATCAGGAGATCCTCTAAAATCCTTACAAGCTGCAATTCGAATGATGAGAGAGAGTGGAGCAGATGCTATTAAAATTGAAGGCGGTTCTGAAATTAAAGAGGACATTAAGAAAATTATTGATGCAGGAATTCCGGTAATGGTTCATCTAGGGTTGATGCCTCAATCTATCAATAAATATGGAACTTACGGAGTACGAGGAAAAGATAAAGAAGAAGCGGATAAACTTCTTGAAGATTGTCTTCTAATGGAGCAACTAGGAGCTTTCGGCTTACTACTTGAAAAAATTCCGGCGACATTAGGCGAAGAAATATCAAATAAAGTTTCAATTCCAACAATTGGAATAGGGGCTGGTTCAGGAACTGACGGACAAGTATTGGTTATACAGGATGTAATGGGAATGAATAAAGATTTCTCTCCGAAGTTTTTACGTCGTTATGCAGATTTACATAGTGTAATGACGGAAGCGACAAAAAACTTTATTAATGATGTTAAAAACAAAAATTTTCCCAATGAACAGGAATCTTACTAAAAAACGAAGAACATATGGATTATTTTAATAGAACGGGAAAAATGGCATTGGGAAGTAGATTAAGATTACTTACTTCTCAAGTTACCGACGATGCTTCCAAAATTTATGAGTTGTACAATGTTGATTTTTTTCCAAAATGGTTTCCGGTACTTTTCATTTTATTTGATGAAGGTGAAAAAACGATAACGGAAATAGCTGAAAAAATAGGGCACTCACAACCTTCTGTTACAAAGATTGTAAAAGAGATGTGTTCTAATGGGTTGATAGATAGTAATTTAAAATCATCTGATAAACGTAGAAATATAATAAATCTTACGGCCAAAGGTAAAAAAGTTGCTGAGACGATGGTTACTATTCAATGTAATGATATTGAAAAAGCAATTGACGGAATTATTTCCGAGGCCAATCACAATTTGTGGGAAGCGATTGCTGAATGGGAATTCTTACTGGAACAAAAATCACTTTTCAAAAGAGTGCAGGAACAAAAAAAAATGAGAGAGAGTTTGGAGGTTAAAATTGTTGAATATTTACCTAAATATCATTCAGTGTTTAAGGCACTAAATGAAGAGTGGATTTCTTCATATTTTAAAATGGAAGAAGCGGATTACAAAGCTTTGGATAATCCGAAAGAATATATTATTGATAAAGGGGGACGAATTTTTGTAGCATTGTATCATGATGAACCGTTAGGAGTATGCGCGCTTATTAAAATGGACGACGGAGTATATGATTTTGAAATGGCTAAAATGGCTGTTTCTCCAAAAGCTCAGGGGAAAAGTATTGGTTGGCTTTTGGGTCAAAAAGTGATCACAGCTGCAAAGGAACTTGGTGCAAAAAGAATTTACCTTGAGAGCAATACTGTTTTAAAGCCAGCAATAAATCTTTATTATAAGATGGGGTTTGAGAAAATCACAGGGAAGTCTACACCATATGAACGTTGTAATATTCAGATGGAACTTAACCTAAATACCATACCAAATGTATAATAGAATTAAAGAAAGCTTTGATAAGCAGGGCTTAATGAAAACTTTTAATGCACAATTGATTTCAGTTGAAAAGGGTGCTGTTAAAATAAGCTGTCATTTTTTTGAGGGGCTGACACAGCAACATGGTTTTTTTCATGCGGGAGTAGCTACAAGCATTGTAGATAGCGCTTGCGGTTACGCTGCATTAACTATGATGGAAGATAATTCAGAAGTTTTAACGGTTGAGTTCAAAGTTAATTTCATGAAACCTGCCAATACGGATAAACTTGTTGCTATTGGAAAGGTTCTGCAACATGGAAAAACCTTAACCGTATGTGAAGGATATGTATATGACAGCAGTGAAATGAAATTAATTTCGAAAATGACAGCTACTATGATAAGAATTAAAAAAATGGATTAATCCTTTAAATATTTGTAAGCTATCGAAAAGTGATTTGGAAATTAATGTTTTTTCGATAGTAATAGTTTCTTTATGTGTTTGGTTTATTAGAATTCGTATTATGAAGAGGTGCGGAAGTAAGTAAAATAAAAGGCGCCAACTGTTTCTGGTTGGCGCCATTGGGCTGTTTGTGACCATGACGAGCGTATCTTCAAACACTTTTATAGATGATTGGGTTCGGTTGAGCAAAATTAAACAAGAATTACAAACACCATTTCTATCACAAAATTTCTTTTGTTGATTTTCCAGATTCATATTCTTTGAGAATATTGATAATCTGATGTTCTGAAAACTTGCTCTTTTTCATAAGGTTTAACAAACTAAATTTAATAATTTTAATTCGTCTGAAAAACAGGGAAGTTTACCCTATTATATCATCCTTTATACTTTGAAATCTGGTTTTTAAATATTAGTTTTGGTCAGCTAATATTTAAAAAAAACATAGCTTAAACAATAAGAAGATAATGGTAATAAAACTATTTTCTATAATTTATGTGGAGTATGCAAATAACATATAAGGTTAAATATAAAATGATAAGGGTTTTATTAATTTTGGGTACTCTTTTCCTTTTTATACAAGTCTCTTCTCAAACTAAAATTAATGTAAATAAGAGAAAATTATTCTATCAACAATACTATGATAAATCA of the Chryseobacterium capnotolerans genome contains:
- a CDS encoding PaaI family thioesterase, with amino-acid sequence MKMTDKKELNSEKIQFISNGIRKQNLMKMYNATAGKIAEGYVEVEIPRQEALIRGAGFFYGGVVAAAVDTAAYFSATTLYESDAYFVTVELKVNYLNPAYGEILHTIGEVIKSGKTLVICKCECYVINNGEKSHVATSLVTLMKIKQK
- a CDS encoding DinB family protein codes for the protein MEITSVKGFLDYYEKVRERTNRLLSVVQPEHLEFTYKSGKYTVADQIRHIATIERYMYGETISGRKSAYPGCGKDLADGYDTIIKYFNELHHQTIEIISQFSNEDLNKKCLTPANVQITIWKWLRAMVEHEIHHRGELYIYLNLLGVETPPLYGFSAEKVQEISITL
- the panB gene encoding 3-methyl-2-oxobutanoate hydroxymethyltransferase — encoded protein: MKQNGEKISVLTAYDYTMAKIIDEAEIDAIIVGDSASNTMIGNETTLPISLDQMINYATSVVNGAKRALIIVDMPFGTVSGDPLKSLQAAIRMMRESGADAIKIEGGSEIKEDIKKIIDAGIPVMVHLGLMPQSINKYGTYGVRGKDKEEADKLLEDCLLMEQLGAFGLLLEKIPATLGEEISNKVSIPTIGIGAGSGTDGQVLVIQDVMGMNKDFSPKFLRRYADLHSVMTEATKNFINDVKNKNFPNEQESY
- a CDS encoding bifunctional helix-turn-helix transcriptional regulator/GNAT family N-acetyltransferase, with the translated sequence MDYFNRTGKMALGSRLRLLTSQVTDDASKIYELYNVDFFPKWFPVLFILFDEGEKTITEIAEKIGHSQPSVTKIVKEMCSNGLIDSNLKSSDKRRNIINLTAKGKKVAETMVTIQCNDIEKAIDGIISEANHNLWEAIAEWEFLLEQKSLFKRVQEQKKMRESLEVKIVEYLPKYHSVFKALNEEWISSYFKMEEADYKALDNPKEYIIDKGGRIFVALYHDEPLGVCALIKMDDGVYDFEMAKMAVSPKAQGKSIGWLLGQKVITAAKELGAKRIYLESNTVLKPAINLYYKMGFEKITGKSTPYERCNIQMELNLNTIPNV
- a CDS encoding PaaI family thioesterase, yielding MYNRIKESFDKQGLMKTFNAQLISVEKGAVKISCHFFEGLTQQHGFFHAGVATSIVDSACGYAALTMMEDNSEVLTVEFKVNFMKPANTDKLVAIGKVLQHGKTLTVCEGYVYDSSEMKLISKMTATMIRIKKMD